A window of the Thunnus albacares chromosome 15, fThuAlb1.1, whole genome shotgun sequence genome harbors these coding sequences:
- the LOC122998803 gene encoding complement component C1q receptor, translating into MAVMLLSFLLLLINSFKGSYGAEHETLCTSNACFTLHMDKVEFEKAHHNCDHNGGYLMTVRDREEEDLLRSFLSQIQRHQDKGLNFWIGLKLHRGDCVLTDKTLRGFKWVSGEEDSHYSNWEKEPLGTCTERCVRINYTSGQNQLKWADSPCKSSEFYVCKFYFKGMCKPLALLGPGQITYTAPFSKEPLRSEMKLFPLATFAEISCGDQQKSPYTPYCTIIDDTYRWTDPGPFCKTGEQNCAIDNGGCEHLCHTDADKVRCSCKEGYDLNNDGLSCRIRDLCGVNTCEHQCVMRESGYSCKCPDGFKLDANQRNCSDIDECQLQACLDHVCVNTHGSYTCECSDGYEMVDGNCSDVDECAHSRCQHSCLNSFGSFSCYCNDGFTLSEDGHSCVDTNECINSRCQFKCVNTAGSFLCICPQGFHLDTTGMTCAPGVTAASSNADEETQENLTESLTRTTVELQHQSPHTDAPPPDLVNVTHGDNRGNESATASLAKTINSRVIICVLGSVIPLLLLLSVTLAIAIFRCSRSKKEAKKNTTTDGYCWVSSGLDPRLEKLYESILTDDL; encoded by the coding sequence ATGGCTGTTATGTTGTTGAGTTTTCTACTGCTGCTTATTAACAGCTTTAAAGGATCATATGGAGCTGAACATGAAACGCTGTGCACTTCTAATGCCTGCTTCACTTTACATATGGACAAGGTGGAGTTTGAGAAGGCCCATCACAACTGCGACCACAATGGAGGTTATCTGAtgacagtcagagacagagaagaagaggatctGCTGCGCTCGTTTCTCTCACAGATCCAAAGACATCAGGACAAGGGCCTCAACTTTTGGATTGGATTAAAACTGCACAGAGGGGACTGTGTGTTAACTGATAAGACTCTCAGGGGTTTTAAGTGGGTATCTGGGGAGGAAGATTCCCACTACTCCAACTGGGAAAAGGAGCCTCTGGGCACATGCACTGAGCGATGTGTAAGGATTAATTACACTTCAGGTCAGAACCAACTGAAATGGGCTGATAGCCCTTGCAAAAGCTCTGAATTTTATGTATGTAAGTTTTATTTCAAGGGAATGTGTAAACCATTGGCTTTGCTGGGGCCTGGACAAATAACCTACACTGCGCCTTTTTCAAAGGAGCCACTaagaagtgaaatgaaattgtTTCCATTAGCAACATTTGCGGAAATTTCATGTGGTGACCAGCAGAAGTCTCCTTACACTCCTTACTGTACCATCATTGACGACACCTATCGTTGGACTGACCCGGGTCCGTTTTGCAAAACAGGAGAGCAAAACTGCGCGATCGACAACGGCGGATGTGAACATTTGTGCCACACGGACGCAGACAAGGTTCGATGCTCATGCAAAGAAGGTTACGACCTGAACAATGATGGACTTTCTTGCAGGATAAGAGACTTGTGCGGCGTTAACACCTGTGAGCATCAGTGCGTAATGAGGGAGTCAGGATATTCCTGCAAGTGCCCAGATGGGTTCAAACTGGATGCAAACCAGCGCAACTGCTCTGACATTGATGAGTGCCAATTACAAGCCTGTCTGGATCATGTATGCGTAAATACGCACGGCAGTTACACGTGTGAGTGTAGTGACGGCTATGAAATGGTCGACGGTAACTGCAGTGATGTGGATGAGTGCGCGCATTCAAGATGCCAGCACAGCTGCTTAAACAGCTTCGGCTCCTTTTCCTGTTACTGCAACGACGGCTTTACTTTATCTGAGGACGGCCACTCGTGTGTGGACACAAATGAATGCATCAATAGTCGCTGTCAATTCAAATGCGTCAATACTGCTGGCAGCTTCTTGTGCATCTGCCCGCAGGGCTTTCACCTGGATACCACCGGAATGACTTGCGCTCCAGGTGTGACAGCTGCTTCATCAAATGCTGACgaggaaacacaagaaaacCTCACAGAGTCTTTAACCAGAACAACAGTAGAGCTCCAGCACCAGTCCCCTCATACTGACGCACCGCCTCCAGACCTGGTGAACGTTACGCACGGTGATAATCGGGGCAACGAATCTGCGACTGCTAGTCTCGCCAAGACGATCAATTCCAGGGTGATAATCTGCGTCCTCGGTTCGGTCATTCCTTTGCTACTTCTGCTCTCAGTGACTCTGGCTATAGCAATTTTTCGTTGCAGTCGCTCCAAAAAAGAAGCCAAGAAAAATACCACAACAGATGGCTACTGTTGGGTGTCGTCTGGTTTGGACCCGCGTTTAGAGAAACTGTATGAGTCCATCCTTACTGATGACCTATGA
- the LOC122998804 gene encoding thrombomodulin, which produces MACLKLTVFVPMKVMSLTIFMSFFFLFFIKTGVCMKQTGTCRPICAGADCITVNQDRVDFETAEETCRNRNGELMTFQAETDESLLDILNQELYGNFWIGLRLPADACSNLSAPLRGYDWTSVGVHRNFIPSFSTWKDNVKVCSPHCVSLSNDQKWTERLCSDKTDGFLCKTNHKDACQVQELSDPNVFQSSNGCTDGPCEHQCTDVIGGYICSCFKGYIPDSTDPRQCKIHCAEEICPLSCESRDVCSCPEGYIKNEDYCEDIDECSMQECDQECNNTFGGFFCSCREGYILKDKVKCAKSGGSQHLVDTPQIATGFVQPTAKNNTQKASSASAGSFIWIWIFIAVAMVVLICVVRLYVVKRQKHRERSSNQKSAAVDNTDC; this is translated from the coding sequence ATGGCCTGTTTGAAACTGACTGTGTTTGTACCTATGAAGGTAATGTCTTTGActatttttatgtcattttttttcctattttttattAAGACAGGAGTTTGCATGAAGCAGACTGGCACTTGTAGGCCTATATGTGCTGGGGCTGACTGCATAACTGTTAACCAGGACAGAGTGGATTTTGAAACAGCTGAAGAAACATGTCGTAACAGGAATGGAGAATTAATGACATTTCAGGCTGAGACGGATGAGAGCCTTCTTGACATTTTGAATCAAGAATTGTATGGGAACTTCTGGATTGGACTGCGTTTACCAGCTGACGCCTGCAGCAACCTTTCAGCTCCACTGAGAGGCTATGACTGGACCTCTGTTGGTGTGCACAGGAACTTTATTCCATCCTTCAGCACCTGGAAAGACAATGTTAAAGTCTGTTCTCCACACTGTGTGTCACTTTCAAATGATCAAAAGTGGACCGAGAGGCTGTGCTCAGACAAAACTGATGGGTTTCTGtgcaaaacaaaccacaaagaCGCATGCCAGGTACAAGAATTATCAGATCCAAATGTTTTCCAGAGTTCTAATGGCTGTACAGATGGTCCTTGTGAGCATCAATGCACAGATGTCATAGGAGGTTATATATGCTCTTGTTTCAAAGGATATATCCCAGATAGTACGGACCCGAGGCAGTGCAAAATACACTGTGCAGAGGAGATTTGCCCTTTATCATGTGAGTCGCGTGATGTATGCTCCTGTCCAGAAGGCtatataaaaaatgaagattATTGTGAGGACATTGATGAATGTTCGATGCAGGAATGTGATCAAGAGTGTAATAACACTTTTGGAGGTTTTTTCTGCTCCTGCCGGGAAGGATACATACTTAAAGATAAAGTCAAATGCGCCAAATCGGGGGGCAGTCAACATCTTGTCGACACCCCTCAGATTGCCACAGGTTTTGTGCAGCCAACTGCTAAAAATAATACTCAGAAGGCCTCCTCTGCATCTGCTGGTAGTTTTATTTGGATATGGATTTTTATTGCTGTGGCTATGGTGGTGTTAATATGTGTGGTAAGGTTGTATGTTGTTAAACGTCagaagcacagagagagaagttcCAATCAAAAGTCTGCTGCTGTTGACAACACTGACTGTTAA
- the gnmt gene encoding glycine N-methyltransferase yields the protein MSVDSVFRTRSLGVAAEGLPDQYADGKAAKVWQLYIGDTQSRTQEYKSWVVSLLKEHGVRRVLDVACGTGVDSIMLLEEGFNVVSVDASDKMLKYALKSRWERRKEPAFDQWVIEEANWLMLQEDIQKPGDGFDAVICLGNSFAHLPDFKGDQSDQKLALQNIASMVRPGGILIIDHRNYDYILETGLAPQGKNIYYKSDLTQDISTSVLWVNSKPHMITLDYTIHVPQAALQNLPEVSKFRLSYYPHRLDSFKALLKEAFYGKAEHSVYGDFQTYIPGQSQAPCYFIHVCKKKA from the exons ATGTCGGTCGACAGCGTGTTTAGGACCCGCTCCCTCGGTGTGGCCGCCGAGGGTCTTCCTGACCAGTATGCCGACGGCAAAGCAGCGAAAGTCTGGCAGCTGTACATCGGAGACACGCAGAGTAGGACGCAGGAGTACAAGAGCTGGGTGGTGTCTTTGCTGAAAGAGCATGGGGTGCGGAGAGTGCTGGATGTAGCCTGCGGAACAGG agTTGACTCCATTATGTTGCTCGAGGAGGGCTTTAACGTGGTGAGTGTGGATGCCAGCGACAAAATGCTCAAGTATGCACTGAAGTCGAGatgggagagaagaaaagaaccAGCTTTTGACCAGTGGG TGATTGAAGAGGCCAACTGGCTGATGTTACAAGAAGACATTCAGAAACCAGGCGATGGCTTTGATGCTGTTATCTGCCTTGGCAACTCATTCGCTCACTTACCAGACTTTAAAG GGGACCAGAGTGACCAAAAATTGGCCCTTCAGAACATTGCCAGTATGGTGAGACCAGGGGGGATCCTCATCATTGACCACCGCAACTATGACTACATCCTAGAGACCGGGCTGGCGCCACAAGGCAAAAATATTTACTACAAG aGCGATTTAACTCAGGACATCTCCACCTCAGTGCTGTGGGTCAACAGTAAACCCCATATGATTACACTGGACTACACCATCCATGTGCCCCAGGCTGCCCTCCAGAATCTTCCTGAAGTCAG TAAATTCCGTCTGTCCTATTACCCTCACCGTCTGGATAGCTTCAAAGCTTTGCTGAAAGAGGCCTTCTACGGCAAAGCGGAGCACAGCGTCTACGGAGATTTCCAGACGTACATCCCCGGTCAGTCCCAAGCCCCGTGCTACTTCATCCATGTCTGTAAGAAGAAAGCCTAA